A genomic stretch from Pararhizobium sp. IMCC21322 includes:
- a CDS encoding sugar phosphate isomerase/epimerase, translated as MEGFGVHTSMWTMSWDRPGCEKAVAKAASYGMDFLEIALLDPPSVDAEHSRKTLEAHHMRSVCSLGLPQEVWASHNPDGAVDFLKIALDKCAAMGCEALSGVVYGGIGERSGKPPTQQELDNVADALTRAAAYARTHGLLFGIEPVNRYETHLINTGWQAVDMIERIGADNMFVHLDTYHMNIEEKGIGQGVIDAREHLKYIHLSESDRGTPGAGTIGWDEIFAALRAIDFKGGLAMESFIDMPPEMAFGLSVWRPVASGEAEVMENGLPFLRNKARQYGLI; from the coding sequence ATGGAAGGTTTTGGCGTGCATACCAGCATGTGGACGATGTCGTGGGACCGTCCGGGATGCGAGAAGGCGGTTGCGAAGGCGGCATCCTACGGTATGGATTTTCTGGAAATTGCCCTTCTTGATCCCCCATCGGTGGATGCTGAACACAGTCGCAAGACGCTTGAGGCGCATCACATGCGCTCGGTCTGTTCTCTGGGTCTTCCGCAAGAGGTATGGGCCTCTCACAACCCCGACGGGGCCGTTGATTTCCTCAAAATCGCGCTTGATAAATGCGCCGCGATGGGCTGCGAAGCCCTGTCTGGTGTCGTCTATGGCGGCATTGGCGAACGCAGTGGAAAGCCGCCAACCCAACAAGAGTTGGACAATGTTGCCGACGCGCTGACGCGTGCTGCAGCCTACGCCAGAACCCACGGCCTCCTGTTTGGTATTGAGCCGGTCAATCGCTATGAAACGCATCTCATAAACACCGGTTGGCAGGCGGTCGACATGATCGAGCGCATCGGTGCGGACAATATGTTCGTGCATCTGGATACCTACCACATGAACATCGAGGAAAAAGGCATTGGGCAGGGTGTCATCGATGCGCGCGAGCATCTGAAATACATCCACCTTTCAGAATCTGATCGCGGCACACCGGGTGCCGGCACGATTGGTTGGGATGAGATTTTCGCGGCTCTGCGGGCAATCGATTTCAAGGGCGGACTGGCGATGGAAAGCTTTATCGACATGCCGCCGGAAATGGCTTTCGGGCTGTCGGTCTGGCGGCCGGTCGCATCGGGCGAAGCCGAAGTAATGGAAAACGGTCTGCCGTTTCTACGTAACAAAGCAAGGCAATACGGATTGATATGA
- a CDS encoding sugar-binding transcriptional regulator, whose protein sequence is MYAGKRQADNEIAQAAWLYYVGNLSQQEVSEHLGISRFKVLRMLADAREQGLVRISVEHRTSRTLALADRLAEAFDLSEVQVAPVPSDVLDDSYSRAAVGMLAAGYLARIAATETPVTVGVGWGRTLSAMADNVTAVTNQNLTFVSLMGSVTHATHTAPGDVCVRLAAQTGGRALLLPAPFVTDSASACEMVMSQRLVAEALTVARKADHALMSIGECREGAILFESGIFSEEQLQQLLDADVVGDCCGVFFKADGSVADIELNRSTPCVKPQEFTGMDAVILASGKGKCAATLAVLRGGFVNRLMVDEALAVLLLENVEAGMN, encoded by the coding sequence ATGTATGCAGGCAAGCGTCAGGCAGATAACGAAATAGCGCAGGCGGCGTGGCTCTACTATGTTGGAAATTTGAGCCAGCAGGAAGTCAGCGAACATCTCGGCATTTCACGCTTCAAGGTGTTGCGTATGCTGGCTGATGCGCGCGAGCAGGGACTGGTGCGCATATCGGTGGAACACCGCACATCCCGTACTCTTGCATTGGCCGACCGGCTGGCTGAGGCCTTTGATTTGAGCGAGGTGCAAGTTGCGCCCGTGCCAAGTGATGTTCTGGATGACAGCTATAGCCGCGCCGCAGTGGGCATGCTGGCAGCAGGCTATCTGGCGCGCATCGCTGCAACCGAAACCCCGGTAACGGTGGGCGTCGGTTGGGGCCGCACGCTGTCCGCGATGGCCGATAATGTAACGGCGGTCACAAACCAGAATCTTACCTTTGTATCGCTCATGGGGTCTGTCACCCACGCAACCCATACAGCCCCTGGCGACGTTTGTGTGCGCCTGGCTGCGCAAACCGGCGGGCGGGCTCTGTTACTGCCAGCGCCGTTTGTCACCGACAGTGCCAGCGCCTGCGAAATGGTCATGTCACAGCGTCTGGTTGCCGAAGCGCTCACCGTTGCGCGCAAGGCGGATCACGCATTGATGAGTATTGGCGAATGCCGTGAAGGTGCGATCCTGTTCGAGAGCGGAATTTTCAGTGAGGAACAACTCCAGCAATTGCTGGACGCTGATGTGGTTGGCGATTGCTGCGGCGTTTTTTTCAAGGCCGACGGATCTGTCGCTGACATTGAATTAAACCGCAGCACGCCTTGCGTGAAACCACAGGAATTCACCGGCATGGATGCTGTTATCCTGGCCAGCGGCAAAGGCAAATGCGCAGCAACACTGGCGGTCTTGCGCGGAGGGTTTGTCAACCGCTTGATGGTGGATGAAGCGCTGGCGGTATTGTTATTGGAAAACGTCGAAGCAGGAATGAATTGA
- a CDS encoding thiamine pyrophosphate-dependent dehydrogenase E1 component subunit alpha produces MADFYREMRRVRTFEERVGELFVRGQSAGSMLHLSIGEESAAVGVCANMRDGDTFTTHHRGHGIFLARGADPARMMAEIAGKEAGYCHGKGGSMHIADMGLGHLGANAIVGGGIPAVVGAGLAARNRKTNAVSFAFFGDGATGQGILYESMNMAALWKLPVMFVCINNQYGMGTRIDQATANPNLHERAEAFGLAARTVDGLDVEDVNEAAAELIAGARAGQPAFLVIDCYRFYGHARKDKSPYRDETEEAEGRMKDPVTRAREKLIASGMMSEDALDALDAEIATEMDATIDFSIAEKEPQLNSMYRDVYAPGEPEPEPVRTRLERVLARE; encoded by the coding sequence TTGGCTGATTTTTATCGTGAGATGCGCCGCGTGCGCACCTTTGAAGAGCGTGTCGGCGAATTGTTTGTGCGCGGACAATCGGCAGGCTCAATGCTGCATTTGTCGATTGGCGAAGAAAGTGCGGCGGTCGGTGTTTGCGCAAATATGCGTGACGGCGACACGTTCACAACCCACCATCGTGGCCATGGCATTTTTCTGGCGCGCGGGGCGGATCCAGCGCGCATGATGGCGGAAATTGCCGGCAAGGAAGCCGGTTATTGCCACGGCAAGGGTGGCTCAATGCACATCGCGGATATGGGCCTTGGCCATTTGGGTGCCAATGCGATTGTCGGTGGCGGTATTCCTGCGGTGGTTGGTGCAGGTCTTGCGGCGCGCAATCGCAAAACAAATGCCGTTTCATTTGCCTTTTTTGGCGATGGCGCGACGGGCCAGGGCATCCTCTATGAAAGCATGAACATGGCCGCCCTTTGGAAGCTGCCCGTCATGTTTGTCTGTATCAACAATCAGTATGGCATGGGCACGCGCATCGATCAGGCAACTGCAAATCCCAACCTTCATGAACGTGCCGAGGCATTCGGACTTGCCGCACGCACCGTTGATGGGTTGGATGTTGAAGATGTGAACGAGGCCGCAGCCGAATTAATCGCAGGTGCACGGGCCGGTCAGCCCGCATTTTTGGTCATCGATTGTTATCGTTTCTACGGCCACGCCCGCAAGGATAAATCGCCGTATCGCGACGAGACTGAGGAAGCCGAAGGACGCATGAAGGATCCGGTCACGCGCGCGCGTGAAAAACTCATTGCGTCCGGCATGATGAGTGAAGACGCACTCGACGCATTGGACGCCGAAATTGCAACGGAAATGGACGCAACCATCGATTTCTCCATAGCTGAAAAAGAACCTCAACTGAACTCGATGTACCGCGATGTCTACGCGCCGGGAGAACCGGAGCCTGAACCGGTGCGCACCCGGCTTGAACGTGTTTTGGCGCGGGAGTAG
- a CDS encoding alpha-ketoacid dehydrogenase subunit beta yields MAQIETNYRDALRLALTETMQEDDNVIIMGEEVGRYGGAYGVTKGLIDEFGENRVIDTPISEAAIVGAAVGAAMAGLRPVAELMYVDFIGMTMDQLANQAAKIRYMFGGQIGVPMVLRTQGGTGRSAGAQHSQSLEAYVMHTPGLRLAMPSTVDDAYHLLRQALKQPDPVVFIEHKGLYTMKGTLDTDVEPVGWGKARVMREGADIVIVSYSRQLHHALAAAETLAKENGIQAAVVDLRTLNPLDFDTIRPLVEQAGRAMVVSEGTMTSGVAAELAARITEECFDFLEDPVVRVAGEDIPISVSPLLEKHSVPTPEFITDAVRMMLK; encoded by the coding sequence ATGGCACAGATCGAAACCAATTATCGCGACGCTTTGCGTCTTGCCCTGACAGAAACAATGCAAGAGGACGACAATGTCATCATCATGGGTGAAGAGGTTGGCCGCTATGGCGGTGCCTACGGCGTTACCAAAGGACTGATAGATGAATTTGGCGAGAACAGGGTCATTGATACGCCCATCTCCGAGGCGGCGATTGTCGGTGCTGCGGTCGGCGCTGCAATGGCCGGGCTGCGCCCTGTGGCCGAGCTTATGTATGTTGATTTCATCGGCATGACGATGGATCAGCTTGCCAATCAGGCGGCCAAAATCCGTTATATGTTTGGCGGGCAGATCGGTGTTCCCATGGTTCTGCGCACCCAGGGCGGCACGGGCCGTTCGGCAGGCGCGCAACACAGCCAGAGCCTTGAAGCCTATGTCATGCACACGCCGGGGCTACGGCTTGCAATGCCGTCAACCGTCGATGATGCCTATCATTTGCTGCGCCAGGCCCTGAAGCAGCCAGACCCGGTTGTGTTTATCGAACACAAAGGGCTTTACACAATGAAAGGTACATTGGACACCGATGTGGAGCCCGTCGGTTGGGGCAAGGCGCGGGTGATGCGCGAAGGTGCGGATATTGTCATCGTCAGCTATTCGCGACAGCTCCATCATGCACTTGCAGCCGCTGAAACCCTTGCCAAGGAAAATGGTATTCAGGCGGCAGTTGTTGATTTGCGGACACTTAATCCACTGGATTTTGATACCATCCGTCCGCTTGTGGAACAGGCGGGGCGTGCCATGGTCGTCTCAGAAGGCACGATGACCTCCGGTGTTGCTGCAGAGCTTGCAGCGCGCATCACCGAAGAATGTTTCGATTTCCTTGAAGACCCGGTCGTGAGGGTGGCCGGTGAAGACATTCCGATATCCGTGTCTCCGCTCCTGGAAAAGCATTCGGTACCGACGCCTGAATTTATCACTGACGCCGTGCGGATGATGCTGAAATGA
- a CDS encoding acetoin dehydrogenase dihydrolipoyllysine-residue acetyltransferase subunit codes for MNAVTQVKLPMPRLGETMEQGTISNWLIKPGDDFARGDPLLELETDKTLVEYPALGSGKLIETLVGPGDVVDVGAPIAIIETPDMWDSVADTPESPEAPEAAEAPETAAPIDKPSTLSTVPDREIAGVRATPLARRLARKGGVDLADVKGTGRRGRVEARDVESHLETGASSLSSARINRTGANDLSTVIFIHGFAGLGSNWAALRASLQKTGPQKTGLKTIAPDMPGHGQNSAEANGVEDCISWLETLLNEQDGPVHLVGHSLGAHVATLAAGRARSKVGRLTLVAPAGCGHEINGDFLHGMAHAHSAGELAHLLRLLGPKASKLPADAIETMSNELAKGRLITLADAVARGNMQCIDTISAAGELSQNIPVTAIFGVADMIIPKEHMFNMPPRVSSHIVRTGHMPQWDSPALLEKLILQTS; via the coding sequence ATGAACGCGGTGACACAGGTCAAATTGCCGATGCCTCGCCTTGGCGAGACGATGGAACAGGGCACAATTTCAAATTGGCTGATCAAACCCGGCGATGATTTCGCGCGGGGCGACCCGTTGCTGGAACTGGAAACCGACAAGACGCTTGTGGAATATCCAGCGCTCGGCTCCGGCAAATTGATCGAAACATTGGTCGGGCCCGGCGATGTCGTGGATGTGGGCGCACCCATCGCCATCATAGAAACACCGGATATGTGGGACAGTGTCGCTGATACGCCAGAATCTCCAGAAGCACCAGAAGCGGCAGAAGCGCCAGAGACAGCAGCTCCGATAGACAAACCTTCAACGCTCAGCACAGTGCCAGATCGCGAAATTGCTGGCGTGCGGGCAACGCCGCTGGCACGGCGTCTGGCGCGCAAGGGCGGTGTTGATCTTGCTGATGTTAAAGGAACAGGTCGACGTGGGCGCGTCGAAGCGCGGGATGTTGAATCTCATCTTGAGACCGGCGCATCTTCATTGTCGTCTGCCCGGATCAACCGCACCGGCGCAAACGATCTGAGCACTGTAATATTCATTCACGGTTTTGCCGGCCTTGGTTCCAACTGGGCCGCGTTGCGCGCAAGCCTGCAGAAAACCGGCCCGCAAAAAACCGGCCTGAAGACGATCGCACCCGACATGCCGGGCCACGGGCAAAACAGTGCAGAGGCAAACGGCGTTGAGGATTGTATCTCATGGCTCGAAACATTGCTGAACGAGCAAGACGGACCCGTGCATCTTGTCGGACATTCGCTCGGCGCACATGTTGCCACTCTTGCCGCGGGCCGTGCGCGTTCAAAAGTTGGCCGTTTGACATTAGTTGCACCAGCTGGATGTGGTCATGAAATCAATGGCGACTTCCTGCATGGCATGGCACACGCCCATTCGGCAGGCGAATTGGCGCATCTGCTTCGCCTGCTTGGTCCAAAGGCTTCGAAATTGCCGGCGGATGCCATCGAAACCATGTCGAATGAACTGGCCAAAGGCCGTTTGATCACGCTGGCCGATGCGGTCGCGCGCGGCAATATGCAGTGCATTGACACAATTTCGGCAGCCGGTGAGCTGAGCCAGAACATACCGGTCACAGCAATCTTTGGGGTCGCTGATATGATTATTCCCAAAGAGCATATGTTTAATATGCCACCACGGGTCAGCTCGCATATCGTTCGCACAGGACACATGCCGCAATGGGATTCACCAGCCCTGCTGGAAAAATTGATCCTGCAGACTAGCTGA
- a CDS encoding ribulokinase, which yields MAYFLTADGGTESLRTRIYDIEGHCVASHAEPYDTNFLPGARAEQQPEDWWDCLCKATRASLAKAGLKPDQIEAMACATTCCTVVALDGAGNPLRPALMWMDVRASDEAAAVLETGDERLKFNGNGSGPVSAEWMIPKALWIKRNEPDIYDKAVTICEYQDFLTLRLTGERCASLNNVGLRWHYDNRDGGWAETLVTKLGMADLVEKWPSRVAAPGEVVGNLTAQAAEALGLTTQTKLVQGGADALIGMIGLGVYQPGQLCMITGSSHLQFGVTEQSFNANGMWGAYPDIVYPDRYIIEGGQTSTGSIINWLKRFVGGEMDFEDMNRKAALLPPGSEGLVVQDHFQGNRTPHTDALSRGAITGLTLAHEPHHVFRAIIEGISFGTRAILDAFARGGYQGTEMVVGGGATGSDLWMQIHADVAGIPLRIPASTDGPSLGSAILAAHGAGHFATIDEGIETMVKPGRLIEPDPKATLAYDEIYQKYQALYPALKGALDA from the coding sequence ATGGCATATTTTCTGACAGCCGATGGTGGCACCGAAAGCCTGCGCACGCGCATCTACGACATCGAAGGTCATTGCGTTGCCTCGCATGCAGAACCTTACGATACGAATTTTTTGCCCGGTGCACGTGCTGAACAGCAGCCCGAAGACTGGTGGGACTGCCTGTGCAAGGCAACCCGCGCCAGCCTGGCCAAAGCCGGATTGAAACCGGATCAAATCGAAGCCATGGCCTGTGCCACCACATGCTGCACCGTTGTCGCGCTGGATGGCGCTGGCAATCCGCTGCGTCCGGCTTTGATGTGGATGGATGTGCGCGCGTCCGATGAGGCCGCAGCGGTGCTGGAGACCGGCGATGAGCGCCTGAAATTCAATGGCAATGGCAGCGGACCGGTCTCTGCGGAGTGGATGATTCCAAAAGCCTTGTGGATCAAGCGCAACGAACCGGACATCTACGATAAGGCCGTGACCATCTGCGAATATCAGGATTTTCTGACGCTGCGGCTGACAGGTGAGCGCTGTGCGTCGCTGAACAATGTCGGCCTGCGCTGGCACTATGATAACCGGGATGGCGGCTGGGCGGAAACACTGGTCACCAAACTGGGGATGGCTGATCTTGTTGAAAAATGGCCGTCACGCGTGGCAGCGCCAGGTGAAGTGGTTGGCAATCTGACGGCACAAGCAGCTGAGGCCCTCGGCCTGACCACACAAACAAAACTGGTGCAAGGTGGTGCCGATGCGCTGATCGGCATGATCGGCCTTGGCGTCTACCAGCCCGGTCAATTGTGCATGATTACAGGGTCCTCTCATCTGCAATTTGGTGTCACAGAACAGTCGTTTAACGCCAATGGCATGTGGGGTGCCTACCCGGATATCGTTTATCCGGATCGTTACATCATTGAGGGCGGTCAGACTTCGACCGGGTCGATTATCAATTGGCTGAAGCGCTTTGTCGGCGGCGAGATGGACTTTGAGGACATGAACCGCAAGGCGGCGCTACTGCCGCCCGGATCGGAAGGCCTTGTGGTGCAGGACCACTTCCAGGGCAATAGGACACCCCATACGGATGCCTTGTCACGCGGTGCTATCACTGGACTTACGCTTGCGCACGAACCACATCACGTGTTCCGCGCCATTATCGAGGGCATCTCTTTTGGCACCCGCGCCATTCTGGATGCCTTCGCCAGGGGTGGCTATCAGGGCACCGAAATGGTTGTCGGCGGCGGCGCAACCGGCTCTGATTTGTGGATGCAGATCCATGCCGATGTGGCCGGTATCCCACTGCGCATTCCAGCCTCAACTGACGGCCCATCCCTCGGCTCGGCCATACTGGCCGCACATGGAGCTGGACATTTTGCCACCATCGATGAAGGCATCGAGACCATGGTCAAACCTGGACGGCTGATTGAACCGGACCCAAAAGCCACACTGGCCTATGACGAAATCTACCAAAAGTACCAAGCCCTTTATCCAGCGCTCAAAGGCGCTCTTGATGCCTAG
- the fdhF gene encoding formate dehydrogenase subunit alpha yields MSDKINFSLNGKTVSANEGETIWQVAKREGVDIPHLCHLDKPGYRADGNCRACMVDVDGERTLAASCIRKPTDGMVVNTATERAEKSRAMVFELLAADMPERDETADNQSAFWNWADTFGISGSDRLPGKFEDGADTNDISNPAIAVNLDACIACGLCVRACREVQVNDVIGMAGRGARTVPVFDIHDPMGLSTCVTCGECVQACPTGALFEKSLMDTAGKKRVISDFDKSVDSVCPFCGVGCQTIVNVKDNKIVQVDGRNGPANENRLCVKGRFGFDYVMSDERLTKPLIRRDDAPKRGDIDMRFMKVSDIFREATWEEAMAKSAEGLMAIEQAHGGDALSGFGSAKGSNEEAYLFQKLVRLGFGTNNVDHCTRLCHASSVAALMEGVSSGAVSAPFTDAMVADCIIVIGARPTTNHPVAATYFKQAAKNGAKLVVIDPRQQDLMRFAEHSLQFKPGTDVAMLNAFLHVIIEEQLYDQQYIQANVSGFNALKDKVKDFAPEAMAEVCGIPADTLRAVARLYATSNRSLIFWGMGISQHTHGTDNARCLIAMALITGQIGREGTGLHPLRGQNNVQGASDAGLIPMFLPDYQSVESAPIREQFEDVWGRTIDQKRGLTVVEIMDAVHADKIHGMYIMGENPAMSDPDQNHARAALAKLTHLVVQDIFLTETAWHADVVLPASAHAEKLGTFTNTNRQVQLGRPALDPPGEARQDWNIIVDLADRMGLDWRYVDVSEVYTEMMSVMPSLTNIPWSRLTREDCVTYPADSEDKPGNAVIFVDGFPTPDGRGKLVPADLLAPDEVPDAEYPMVLTTGRLLEHWHTGAMTRRASVLDAIEPEGIAAMNPREIERLGLSIGDRVNVETRRGTVSAMLRADREVADGMIFMPFCFNESPANVLTNPKLDPFGKIPEFKFCAAKIERGDALEAAE; encoded by the coding sequence ATGTCTGATAAAATCAATTTCAGCCTCAATGGCAAAACTGTCAGCGCCAATGAAGGCGAGACAATCTGGCAGGTTGCGAAGCGCGAAGGCGTGGATATTCCGCATCTGTGCCATCTGGACAAACCCGGTTACCGTGCTGATGGCAATTGCCGCGCCTGTATGGTGGATGTTGATGGCGAGCGCACACTGGCTGCCTCCTGCATTCGCAAACCGACCGACGGCATGGTTGTGAATACTGCCACAGAGCGCGCAGAAAAAAGCAGAGCCATGGTGTTTGAACTGCTGGCCGCTGATATGCCTGAGCGCGATGAAACAGCGGATAATCAAAGCGCTTTTTGGAATTGGGCGGACACGTTTGGCATTTCTGGTTCTGATCGGTTGCCCGGCAAATTTGAAGACGGCGCTGATACCAATGACATCAGCAACCCCGCCATTGCTGTGAATCTGGATGCCTGTATTGCCTGCGGCTTGTGCGTACGCGCCTGCCGCGAAGTGCAGGTAAATGATGTGATCGGCATGGCCGGACGCGGAGCGCGTACTGTTCCGGTCTTCGATATTCATGACCCGATGGGCCTGTCGACATGTGTGACCTGCGGCGAATGCGTGCAGGCCTGCCCGACCGGTGCCCTGTTTGAAAAATCACTGATGGATACAGCTGGCAAAAAACGGGTGATCAGTGACTTTGACAAATCAGTCGATAGTGTGTGCCCGTTCTGCGGTGTTGGCTGTCAGACCATCGTCAATGTCAAAGACAACAAGATCGTTCAGGTGGATGGGCGTAACGGGCCGGCCAATGAAAACCGGCTTTGCGTCAAAGGCCGCTTTGGATTTGATTATGTAATGAGCGATGAGCGCCTGACCAAGCCGCTGATCCGCCGCGATGACGCGCCAAAACGCGGCGACATCGACATGCGTTTCATGAAGGTTTCAGACATTTTCAGAGAAGCCACATGGGAAGAAGCCATGGCCAAATCCGCCGAAGGCCTGATGGCGATTGAACAAGCCCATGGCGGCGATGCGCTGTCGGGTTTTGGCTCAGCCAAGGGCTCCAATGAAGAGGCCTATCTGTTTCAGAAACTGGTTCGCCTGGGGTTTGGAACGAACAATGTCGATCATTGCACACGGCTTTGCCATGCCTCGTCTGTCGCAGCGCTGATGGAGGGTGTTTCCTCCGGAGCCGTGTCTGCGCCTTTTACAGACGCGATGGTTGCAGACTGCATTATTGTGATTGGCGCACGGCCCACAACCAACCATCCGGTGGCTGCCACCTATTTCAAACAGGCGGCGAAGAACGGCGCAAAGCTTGTGGTCATAGACCCGCGCCAGCAGGATTTGATGCGCTTTGCGGAGCATTCCCTGCAGTTCAAGCCCGGCACTGATGTGGCCATGCTGAACGCATTTCTGCATGTGATTATCGAAGAGCAACTCTACGACCAGCAATATATTCAGGCCAATGTGTCCGGCTTCAATGCGCTGAAAGACAAGGTCAAGGACTTTGCACCGGAGGCGATGGCAGAGGTTTGCGGCATACCCGCCGATACGCTGCGTGCTGTGGCGCGGCTTTATGCGACGTCCAACCGGTCTCTCATTTTCTGGGGCATGGGCATTTCACAGCACACCCATGGCACGGACAATGCGCGGTGCCTGATTGCCATGGCGTTGATCACAGGCCAGATTGGCCGCGAGGGCACAGGGCTGCACCCGCTGCGTGGCCAGAACAATGTGCAGGGCGCGTCTGATGCCGGGCTCATTCCCATGTTTTTGCCGGATTATCAGAGCGTTGAAAGCGCGCCCATCCGCGAGCAATTTGAAGATGTCTGGGGCCGCACGATTGATCAAAAACGCGGGCTGACCGTCGTTGAAATTATGGATGCGGTGCACGCCGATAAAATTCACGGCATGTATATAATGGGTGAAAACCCGGCCATGTCTGACCCGGATCAAAATCACGCACGGGCGGCGCTGGCAAAGCTGACGCATCTTGTGGTGCAGGATATCTTCCTGACCGAAACCGCATGGCATGCAGATGTGGTGTTGCCCGCGTCCGCCCATGCGGAAAAGCTCGGTACATTCACCAACACAAATCGCCAGGTGCAACTTGGCCGACCAGCGCTGGACCCGCCGGGAGAGGCCCGCCAGGACTGGAATATCATTGTCGATCTTGCTGATCGCATGGGCCTTGACTGGCGCTATGTAGATGTCAGCGAGGTTTACACCGAGATGATGAGCGTGATGCCGTCCTTGACCAACATTCCGTGGTCACGCCTCACCAGGGAAGATTGCGTCACCTACCCGGCAGACAGCGAAGATAAGCCCGGCAATGCGGTGATTTTCGTCGACGGTTTTCCAACCCCGGACGGACGTGGCAAACTGGTGCCCGCTGATCTGCTGGCCCCGGACGAAGTGCCTGATGCAGAGTATCCCATGGTGCTGACAACGGGCAGATTGCTGGAGCACTGGCACACTGGCGCCATGACGCGCCGCGCCAGCGTGCTTGACGCGATTGAACCGGAAGGAATTGCGGCCATGAACCCGCGCGAGATCGAGCGCCTGGGTTTGAGCATTGGCGACAGGGTCAATGTGGAAACCCGGCGTGGCACGGTCTCAGCCATGTTGCGCGCTGATCGTGAAGTGGCCGATGGCATGATTTTCATGCCCTTCTGCTTCAATGAAAGCCCCGCCAATGTGTTGACCAATCCAAAGCTTGACCCTTTCGGAAAAATCCCGGAATTCAAATTCTGTGCTGCGAAGATCGAACGCGGGGATGCGCTGGAAGCGGCAGAGTAG